GTGACAAGATAACCTGTTCTGACATGCACACTTCACTTGCTGTaaatattactacttctacttacCTGTCATGATAGCAGACTTTGAGGTACGGTATATATCGGTGAAAACAATTCCATATATGCAGTATCGGTGATCTACAGCCAAAATCCAActatagtacagaaaaataacaaaaggacCCCATTAGTACAAAGGAAATCTAttaatgataaatattgacccctaaAATGAATAGTTTGAAATAGTAATTATGGTGACAGACTTAACtctaccactactgctgctttGCTTGACCATTTCCGGTGTAAAGTGATGTTTATGAGGTTTTTAcgttaaacactttataaatgtgaggaaaacttcatTAGAGGACTCTTATTTGTTTACAAAGGTACATCATTATGTGTCAATGTTAACACCTATGCTAATTTCagagcctaataaatatttaactaaTCTACGCCTTGAAATTGGCATTAACATAATTCTATAcctccataactgttacctatagcaaccataatattaacaagggccaaaacatgtcCAAGTTAAACAATAGTTATGGcttgataaatataaataaaagtgtttaaactgtcagaaaaatgtgttcattgAGTGTAAATTGTCCTTGATTTTTGATGTAATTTTCAGTGTTCGTGACATAgaggtattttgttttaaaactctCCATTACTCCctctgtttttgtacttttctcaaTTTTTCACAAACTCCCTCTTAACTGatacaaaatgataataaatatttaccacagctaCTATCACAAGAAACCAACAAGAAAACCTATGACTTTAAGCTTAACGTTCAGTAtactttatattgttttattaccAGTATGTTGTGTCTATAATAAAGTAAGTGATATATGAAGTACGCAGCCTTAGTGAAGTATAGCGCTTAATATATGGCGTGATTGACAGACTGAGTATATGAGCAGATGGCAGCGATGCTTCTGTTTCAACTACAGAACATGTATTTGTTGACTGGATtctatattatttttaacagtaaTATTCCTTCCTTTGTGTCTCTTTGCTTCTGCCTCTTCCaaactgtattttgtttgtttttgattgttcATTCCTGCCAGAACAGATGGCGTCACGGTAATGCATGTAACTGATGAACCTTGACCGCCACAACTTGACTTGTCTGTTCCCACTTAAAAAGGAGATACAATGAACCAGCCTACATCTTACATCATAACAACACAGGCAACAAGTGCAGAGAAGAgattgcatcatgtttttgaaggacaaaatatgtatatacaCGAGTAAGACAATGTTTACTATGTTATGTGTTGAGTTTTTACTGTCATAATTTAATCTTGTATCAGGAAACAACTACAGAATGAATGAacgaatgaataaataaatggtaaatggtcatatttttacatgctctctcaatgatgtttatgtcgaaagcgggattcgaaccaccaaccttcggatcagtgaacaTTTATTTAGAATAGTATTTGATCAAATTTTAAAAACTAATTTCTGAGACTTGTTTTGCAGTTTACATCAGTGAAATGTACCACTCTGACCTGCATTCATCAATCATCATGTCATTTTACTACGAGTACTATATATAACATATCAGTGAACAGCAGTAAAGCActtaaagtagattttccatAAGATTTGAACATACAGAAACACATCCTCAGTGTACTGCACCGTATTTTCATCCATGTTTAAAACTATGAATATTATTTACAACCTTCAGCTTCTAAAACGGGGCCCATTAAGATTACTGCTTTGACCTACTAAGTGTGCACatggcaagacaagtttatttgtacagcacagtttgtacacaaaataattcaaagagctttacagaaaaaaaatattacatgaaaatcacaatacaaacaaatcaaaacataaataatcatcataaaatcaacattaaaagagaagagtgcagaataaaaacctttcagtcgtatgcacagataaacagaaccattttgagcctggatttaaacattttcaaagtagaggcttgtctcacatcttgttcctggttttagctgcataaaactgaaacactgattctccatgttcagtcctgactctgggcaccagcaggaggccggtcccttgcaccgctccttcagatctgTCATATTTTCCCTCATACTTGTGGTGTTTTAAAGTATGTTACATCCTGACATTTACTCTTTATAGTCTTCCAACGCTAACTTGAGTAGTCTCTAGATTGAAGTACTAAGAATGTACTAAGAATGTATTGGGCATCatcatatttaaatttgtgtcaCATGCCAGAAAAAGTGCAGGTTACTATGAATAATGTAATCCACTACGGTACATTTTAGGACAAtatatactgtaaatatacatACAGCAATGGCCAATCATATTtcaggtgaagtattcattttatttgtgtagtttttatcgtgttgtcagtgacatccacccgcacctccctgttcactgtctgacctttaaatatttattcattttaatatttgtggttattaagtagtgacgctaacagtgacatGTGCTGGGCGCTATTGTGCACAAAGCCTATTCTGTGCATTTGTatgatttaaaatacaatataatatttcCATAGACTATAGAAGTATTGGCTACATATTGTGTCATGTCAttgtgttataaataaataggaGTTTGCAAGTGGGAGGaacaaatgattattatttgatATGAACCTTAAAGAACATATTGTATTCATATTGGCAATGAACCACATCAGAGAAACTAAGCAACaatgaagaaggagaaggacagAATGCCAGTAAAGGGCACAATTAAATGAAGGTTGGGGTGGTTGGTAATAATAATCTTGTGAAGTGAGCGTgtaattaaaaacattcttaaGCACTCAGCCCATTCTCGACTCACGTGTGAACCAGTATAAAACATGGGAAACTTTTGTTATTGCAACTTTTTTTGGGGCATTTTGGCAATTTTCAAGCATAGttctctgtatttgaacaaaaaaaaaacaaaaacaatacaatacatacaatacattaCCCTTATTACAGCTGGAGGGGATCAAATGGGTCAGAAATGGGGACAGCTGGGACATTTCCTgtataaaactgtgacaaatCACTGGGTTTAGACAAATCAAGTGTGACATGGGATAAATAGCTCAgaactgggactgtcctgggtaAATAAGGACATCTGGTCACACTAAATTCAATTAAATGAATGCCAACACATGGGTGGGACAAATGGGACATTATGAGAAAAAGGAAATACCCACACAGTTATTAACCACAAATCAACTTCCTGGTTTTATGACATGTTTGACATCCCACCAGGTTGGTTTAATCTGATCTAAATGTATAATCTTTTATCATTACATTGCTGATTCAGCCaggtcaagttataggtcatatctgtggagaagtgacccttTTCACATTGAGAATCatgcttttctttctttttttctttctttttttttaaattatatttatttgcaaaccatttattaaattataatgacatttttctttttaaataaatgctacatAGTCAAGTTTAATACAATACTGTGATACATCCCAGGTATTCAAATAaccacaataaaacaccaatcaAATTCCAGTTTTATGTCTATGAAGTATAAACGCTTTCGTAGGGCTAAGTTAAAGCAGACATAAAACTATTATGGGTTGGTAGTTGGCACAAATCTGATCATTAAACTGTGTGACCCTCTAAAATATGCATCAAGCATCACCACGTTGCCCTAATAATAACTCCAACAGGTTTGTCTAAATATGGGGAAGTGGCAGGTATCAGGAAATAAAAAAACcctacagataaaaaaaaaaaaaaaagtcatcaggTGGAATTTGATCCATTTTTATGACCAACCTTCACTTCTGTCTCCAGTTATGATCAACATACCTGTATATTACCGTCACGGCGGATGTCATCTGATATTTTATGAGACAGAAGATCAGACTATTTATGGTATTATAGCACAGTTCCAAGTGATCGGCACCCACACGGCTTTTGATGAATGGCAAGAGTTTATTTaatgtgatattattattattatttaatatcaGATTTACAAGTTTACACTTATGTTATGAAATATGTTGGAATATTCTagcaaaaggaacaacatttccatcaGAACAAGCTGGACGAGGCCCTCTTTCacgccaaataagagtcaggtttgtggagatgtaagccCACTAACAGTAaggatgttttttttggtttttttactgcaataaacataatgaaaatgaaaaacatgattttattttcgtttttttaagttaaaaagttacatactgtggattTAAGAAAAATGGGTGCTGAAATAGAATCTTGCTCAAAACCTATTTTTCAACAGAaattcaaatattcaaatagaTGCATGTTTAAAAACCTCAAGTAGCATGTCTGTGGTATGATGGAGTACCACAGGGCTCAACGTTAGGACCAATTGCATTCTTGTTCCTAACTcttatttaaatcaaattattgtttttaaatgttgaaatagCTTAATTGCAAGGCTTTATTTGAATCTTCACTGAAGGTTTGCTATTTACAGACATAAAACAAGAACATTTGAGAGCGACAGAGGCTCAGGTTGCGCAGTGGTCATGGGCTTTTCAGTCAGCCCATTCAGTGTGATCTACTACCACCATCCATTTACCCTGAGTCTTTATTAccatatcattattttattttttgcctttttgtaAATCTAACCTActtgtttttgacaaatattgtattttgaatgacACAATAGAGATGTATGAGCCCATTAAGTCCACCTGTTCAAATATACATATATGCCACTGACTTAGACCTATAAGACACGCTCTGATGAAGTACGTCAaggtcaaaataactaaaagcaTGTGTATCCTATGAAGAGCATGTGTGTATAAGGAACTAAGAATCCAGTATTTCCCCAGTGTCAATCATGTCACACTGCATCATGGTTTTAATTACACTGCTATGTCAAACAGGTGTGTCTTGATATCTTAACACTTTTGACTCTGCAGGTTTTTCCACATACCTCCTGATCATACCTTTCTGTTGAGGATGCTCAAACCATGTACTTATTACAAGGCGTCCCAACAAGAactatatttatgtatgtatttgattGGAAcaatgcatgctaatgaacagacgTGATTCAACaggaatgtaaacacaccaatggctaatttccatccttTGTctcaagggctggggtcacaaaatgaaaaaattgcacactacagtcattgcacagttcccataattgcacattccactcactggacagttcccattattgcaccatccaaaatattgcacattccgtTCATTGCATAGTTCCCATTAtttgagattattattatttttttaaatctgttttttaacTTACTTTGATATACTTATTTAGCATTGCATGACTTTGATTCTGTGTCCTtgtaatttattgtattttattgcacAAGCAggttgtaataaaaatataatactattactactgctactactaataaatgataataataatacgtaacacttgtatagtgcttttcatgacactcaaagacgcttgACACAGttcaacacagacaaaacaaatgaaagaaacagatcCAAAAAAAAACCGCAGTTACTTGAAGGcacttttgaacaggtgagttttcagggctgttttgaagatggtgagtgtGGATGAGTCTCTGATGATGATGAGAAGGCCCTAGGTCTTATGTTTAGCCCAGATGGGGGGTGGAGGAGCTTAGAGAGGAAGGTTGGAGTCAGgttatggagagacttgtacacaaatgCGAGGAGCTAGAATTGGATGTGTTGGGGGAGGATGTGGGAGGATGTGCAGGTGAGGAGGCAGCAGAGTTTTGAATGTACTGGGGTCTATTGAGGAGTTTGGAAGTTGTACCATAACAGGCTATTGCAGTAGTGAAGGAGGGAGGTGACAAAGGTGTAGAttgggagagagggatgaggcgAGCGATGTTCTGAATTATGTATTACTTACTTATGTAATTATTGTTTACCAtatgaaatgtgtattattattattattattattattattattattattattattattattattattattattattattattattattattattattattattattttattaatcataCAGATTTataggaaaaaaaggaaaacaactCCATACATTCTGTTAACCTGTACCTGGGTGAGATCCTTTTGAATGAGTAAAAATAATGGATGGGACTGTTTTTGATTAGGGTGACCGTCGGAAATCGTACAAAAAGACTGACATGTTGAATGTGGTGGCATATGCAGGGTAAAGCTCTGGAAATGTCAGTTCATAAATAATAACTGCAATAATGTCATATGGGTTTCCGTTTTTATCATTAAAGCACAGAGAGAGATTGGAATAGCAGTGCGAACATATTACAACCTTGAAAGCCAGTACGCCAAGAGCAGGCCGGTTCTAGCCTGCTAAATTTAGGTGGACAGGCTGAAACATAAGTTATGTAGAGGCATATGTGTAGTTGGATTTGTAGGTTGTAATCGGATGGGCAAGAATTTCATCCAATCTTACTATATCGACTATATCGCTCAATACATGACGGATGGAACTATACTTTTTGGGTGTCAGTGTTTATCATGGGCACTTTTTCCTTGCACTAGATGGaaaagtttggttatttttctgtactatgatgacatttgagctgtagaggcttgaattatgaacttttatgactcGTTATGGATACAAAATAACTACTTAAGTAATGCATTCTTCTATTTGTTCATTGCAGTTCATGCTTTttaacaaaactgtacatttagaatactttttaggCGATAATTCTTCTTTATaattgaaccgccaaccttcagatctgtggaccaACTGAGCCCATCTGTAGCTAAAGACGAACAAGgttgatttaaaaatgcacaGAACAATACACGTACTGGTTCATATAGGAATGATTATcacacacaaatgtttaattattttaccaACATAATCAAAGCCTAAAACTCTTAGGTTAACCACAAAGTACCTAtagggttattattattaaatcaaattgtACTGACATCATACTTTTACTAAACTTGAATAACATATTTGGCAGTGCATTTCTATCATTTGTCTCTGTATAAGTAGCTTCTATAGGAGTGTGGTAATTTCAGGTCTGTACCATGTCGTGTGTTGTGGGCAGAAGGTAGTAGCTTATACTACAAAATACTTCCTGCTTAACTTCAAACCCGCTCTCTGGAAAGTTCTGCTGTGTACAAAACGATTATCGTGATTAAAGCGTGCCAGTCACCACCATCTCTGCTTCAAAGCCTCATAAGTCTGAATAATGAAAAACTAATACAATGACGCATGTTTGCAAGTGCAGAGTTTACATGGAACACCCAGTTACAATAATAGGAGAAGCAAGAGCAAGGACAGACCACTCCAGCATTAGGACATTTCCTCTGGTTATGTCATCGACttatttgaacatatttttacattattgtacAAACTGTGTGATGTTTACCTCATAGTAATGTTGTTATATGTAAGCATCTTTGGAGGTTATAGACTATAGTTCTGCAGCATAAATGAAAAGAACAGTATTTTTAccacaaatgaatgtttttatttatcaagACACTGTTAACACACAGTACATGAGAGCTAGTGGCTCTGGCAATAACAAAATCAATCAAGTCAGTAAAACAACATTAAGTGGTATTGGATCATATGGAATGTAGCTGTTtccatttcagttttaaacaaaGTGTCAAATAAATAAGTCTTTTATAAAGTCTTTAAAACAATAGGTTCTCTTTGAGGAATGAAAAGGAGAAAGACAGAAGCAAAGACATTGACCAAATAGAGAAATAGAGCAGCGAGCGACTCCCTCAAAATGTCCATAGGCAAAATCAATGAGAGCGCGGCTGCAGAAAGGCGATCCCTTCTTCTACACCTTAATAAACTTGCACCACATGTCCACTGGACACACTAATAAATGCTCGGGGTCTTATGACAATAATAACATCAGTCCTTATCAGAGAGTAACCTTTAAATGCTACGTGGCTGCAATAGCCAGGATCAGCTTTACAGTCTGTTCCCCGATAATAATGTGCTGTGCTGTTGGGGAGTTCAAATCACTAAACACTGTGTCACAGGTTAAGCACCAGGTCTACACTACTTCACTCCTCTGGCACAGTCTGTCTCTCTCAGAGAGAACTTCAATCACCATCAGACGGGACAAGGGTGACAGGGGGCGCTAAACTTATCCCTTTCCCTAAATCTGCCCCACGGACTCTGAAGTCTCTGAGAGAAAAGTGCAGCTTTGGCCCAAAGGGCCGGTCCTCTAGGGGGCAGCACAGGGCCCTGCACACAGAGAGCTCCTGTTCAGGTGAACACACCGCGAAGCACCAGGATCGACTCAGAGCCGTCCCAAAATCAAACAAAGGCCAGCggtcagtccaggtttagtccgcgCTGTGGTCCTCCAGCTGAGAGATGATGGAGATCAGGTTCTGCAGTCCAAATATAAAGCCACTGTCCTGTCCCTCATGCACCACACTGTCCTCTCCATAGTGACGGCATGTGGTGTGAGCGAAGTCAATCATCCGCACGTCCACCTCtggactgctgctgtcagagccCACGGAGCCTCTGCTGCCCCCAGCTCCAGAGCTGCTGCTGGGGCCGGAGCACCAGGCGCCCTCCTCATCTTCatcgctctgctcctcttcgtCAGACGGCTCGTCCTCCCCTTCCTCACCGCCGCGGGGGCGTGGCCTGCTGCGGGGCGGGTCTCCATCGTATATGATGAGCAGAGAGCTGGAGTAGAACCTGTAGGACTCGCAGGCCTCCAGAGCTGCCTTCATATCCCTCAGTCTGCGCAGCACCGGTGACAGTAGCTCTCTGCGCAGACGCCGACCGTCATGAAAAAACTGGAACAACGCCTCTTTGAACCCGGCCAGGGTCAGCTTACGCCCGTGGTATTTGTTCATGAACATGAGCTGTCCCGAATCCGACTGGTAcacctgaggagagagaggggggcttTAGTACCGCTCACACAGATTAACCCCAGTAAAAACCTGCAGCTCAGACACATACCTGCATCCCGCACAGGCGCACCCCAATGGAGGCGGACGTGCTCTGCTGACACTTGCGGATCTGGTTGGCCTTCTTCTCCTCCGTGGCGTCATCTCCGTGCTGTCGAGTGCCCATCTTCAGGTCCAACACACAGGGCACTTTGTATCTCCACGTCAAGTTCTCCAGGAGGATGAATTCTGTGGAGTGGGTCAAGGCCAACACCAGTTCTGGATATTCAcatctttattcattcatttactcACTTTTTAAAACTGGCAAGGACTGTAAACTACAGgcttacagttttttttaatacagaataagacgagatattttatcttttaggGAGGAAACTGTGGTGTGTGATCAGACAGTTTGtggttagttagttagttagaaAGATAGATACAGACAGACATGACTTTACTCTCTCAGAGGTAAATTTCTTTGATTTTGTTTAGTGAAGGATACTGTATTGGTTGCGTTGTTTGGCGTTCTCTCTCATGCGTTGCAGATGTTGTTGGTGACACTTGAGGCTCCACGGGTTGTGTTTGATCTGAGGAGACATGCTGCTCTTCTCCAGACTGAAGTAAAGCACCTCcgcctgctgctgctgtgcgTCCTCACGATTGTAACTGtaaacacaagaaaaatgaCTAATTAATTTAACTAATTACGAACAAAATATGAAgatttgtggtgttttaataaatcacaaatgtatAAAAGCAATTCTGTATGGTTTTCTTACTGGTCACATAAATGTTTTGAGACATAACCACTGGATGTGTTAATATAGGAGATctaaatgtagtagtagttgtagtagtagtattagtagtttcGGCAAATACGCTCACCTGACTAGTTTGTCCTCTTTGCGGCTGTGTCTCGCTCTCTCCTTGCTGTAGTTGTCGTTGTCCACCAGTAGGGGCGCCTGCTTCTTGTTACTCCATTTGAGCATCTTGGTTTTGGGTTCGCAGTCTGACGATGGGTCCTTGTTCTCCAGGTCTCCGGGCTCTGTGTGCAGCGGATAGGCCACGAGACACAGGTttccctcttcatcctcctcgaAACTCACAGAAACCACTCCTGCAAAACAAGACGGGAGGATTATAGGTTATGCTAGGTTAGATTTAAaccactgaataaatataaatgttacacaatacatactaaaacaaacaaatagactgtgttttgtctgattagtcctggttaagtcctaatTTTGTACAGAACCCCAATATTTGTGTACATTGCCTAGGCACTAGTGAGAAAATAGCAGTGATTTCTATGACTCCTTATAAGATACTAACTAAGTACTTCAGTGTTTCACGGGATTATCCTGTTTTAGGATAACTGTGCCtatacacttcaaaatgtgccatcatgacaggcctattccAACATTGCACAACCCGATtaaacacttcataattagagAATGACACAAGTCGCATTATGGGAAataaaaaggcaaaaacatttattcaaaacaTGACAAAGCATATTGCAAAATGAACTGCTCTCTCTCAAATGTTGCACAAACGGTCATCATACAAAGCCTTCAACTTAACAGGTTTCAATGGGATTTACTTAATGATGAAACATCTTAATTGCCTTCTCCACAGAGACCAAGCCAAGCATCAAAGTAACACAGCGATCATATCCTGCGTAGCAACCATTTCATCTGCAAAGTCAATTATCTGAGTAAACAAGAAGACACAGTGTCCACTTTTAAGAACAGAGTGCATGCCTTAGTAACCACGAAGATTAGTTTTATGTTTGGTGTTTAACAAAGCAGGTGGTAGGGCTCAAATCTTTGGAGAAATatctaattatgttttttttctggcaaGCATTAgaaatacatttcattatttaaaCTCATTCAGGAGGataaacatttgagaaaaactgaaacatgaactggtAAACAAATATAAGAAGATAGATTAAATTGATCAAATTGTACATAATCATTTAGAAGAGAATTATAATACGCGCAGCTACACTTTTATCAAACCAGAGATGTTCATTTGTGGATAAACATTTGCTATTTACAGCTTGGAGAGATATTCTAATATGTTATTTTAGGAGATCAGTAACCCTCTGCCCGCAGCCACGCCAGGGCATCCTTACTTGGTGCCATCTTGGACGTCCAAATTTA
The sequence above is drawn from the Periophthalmus magnuspinnatus isolate fPerMag1 chromosome 5, fPerMag1.2.pri, whole genome shotgun sequence genome and encodes:
- the ip6k2b gene encoding inositol hexakisphosphate kinase 2b codes for the protein MSPALEVLMQAEGASYGKGVMLEPFVHQVGGHSCVLRFGEQTICKPLIPREHQFYKSLPPEMRKFTPQYKGVVSVSFEEDEEGNLCLVAYPLHTEPGDLENKDPSSDCEPKTKMLKWSNKKQAPLLVDNDNYSKERARHSRKEDKLVSYNREDAQQQQAEVLYFSLEKSSMSPQIKHNPWSLKCHQQHLQRMRENAKQRNQYKFILLENLTWRYKVPCVLDLKMGTRQHGDDATEEKKANQIRKCQQSTSASIGVRLCGMQVYQSDSGQLMFMNKYHGRKLTLAGFKEALFQFFHDGRRLRRELLSPVLRRLRDMKAALEACESYRFYSSSLLIIYDGDPPRSRPRPRGGEEGEDEPSDEEEQSDEDEEGAWCSGPSSSSGAGGSRGSVGSDSSSPEVDVRMIDFAHTTCRHYGEDSVVHEGQDSGFIFGLQNLISIISQLEDHSAD